One genomic window of Oncorhynchus kisutch isolate 150728-3 linkage group LG26, Okis_V2, whole genome shotgun sequence includes the following:
- the LOC109870932 gene encoding trace amine-associated receptor 13c-like — translation MEEHEDVQYCFQDRNSSCRKALVWTSIYITLYIFFSLISAVTVFLNVLVIISISHFKQLHTPTNLLILSLAVSDFLVGLIVIPVTTVAVMEPCWGFGEYFCVFYFYITCLCASLSLGNLVLISIDRYVAVCDPLLYHSKITITRIMCCISITWCCCIIYYAATVNIFVNVQVPSRCLKECLIVEGVTWGTVIDLVITMVVPCSIIITLYVKIFVVARSQARKVFSKEAASVFGVKTVQANKSERKATKTLAIVVFTYLSCWIPFHLYLLFLLIDNLSSFIISFLPLLNSLINPIIYAFFYPWFKVTAKRILTRVKLRRS, via the coding sequence ATGGAGGAACATGAAGATGTTCAATACTGTTTTCAAGACAGAAACTCTTCTTGCAGAAAGGCTTTGGTATGGACATCTATCTACATAACACTGTACATCTTCTTCTCATTGATTTCAGCAGTTACAGTATTTTTGAACGTACTGGTGatcatctccatctctcacttCAAGCAGCTCCACACTCCAACCAACCTGctcatcctctctctggctgtgtcagATTTCCTGGTGGGATTGATTGTGATACCAGTAACAACGGTAGCAGTAATGGAACCATGCTGGGGTTTTGGggaatatttctgtgtgttttattTCTACATCACTTGTTTATGTGCTTCTTTATCTCTGGGCAATTTGGTCTTGATATCTATTGACCGCTATGTTGCTGTGTGTGATCCCTTATTGTACCActctaaaataacaataacaagaatTATGTGTTGTATATCCATTACCTGGTGTTGTTGTATCATATATTATGCTGCTACTGtaaacatttttgtaaatgtacagGTACCCAGTAGGTGTTTGAAAGAATGTTTGATTGTTGAAGGAGTAACCTGGGGTACTGTAATTGATCTTGTTATTACAATGGTTGTCCCGTGCTCTATTATTATAACACTTTATGTGAAAATCTTTGTGGTGGCCAGATCACAGGCCAGAAAGGTATTTTCAAAAGAGGCTGCCAGTGTGTTTGGTGTTAAAACTGTACAGGCAAATAAGTCGGAGAGAAAAGCAACAAAAACTCTAGCTATTGTTGTTTTCACCTATCTAAGCTGTTGGATTCCATTTCATTTGTATTTACTTTTTCTTTTAATTGACAATTTATCGTCATTCATCATCAGCTTTTTGCCACTTCTTAATTCCTTAATTAATCCAATAATTTATGCTTTCTTTTATCCATGGTTCAAAGTGACAGCTAAGCGTATTTTAACTCGGGTGAAGTTAAGGCGTTCATAG